GGCGAGCCGCCCACGGCGGTACTGACACGCCTGGGTCTGGAGTTGGAGCAACTCGATGAGCTGGTGGAGGCCTGCCTCCATGAGCGTCAGGGACTGGATGCAATGGCGCGACAGCTGGCGGCCTGAGCGGCATTCTGCGCCGGATTATTCTCCCTGCCGCGTCCGCGGCGGAAAGCGCTGCGGCTCCAGCCGCCAGCGCCGCGGCCCGGCGATCAGTACGATGAAGGACGGTCCGCCGTGGGTGCGGCTGCGACCCGCTGCCCCGGGGTTGATCACCCAGGGTTCGGCCGCATCGTCGCAGGTCAGGCGATGGCTGTGGCCATAGACGATGGCCCGGGCGCGCGGATAACGGCCTCGCAGTCGCTGGTGGCGCTGCGCCGCGCTGCGGCACTGGTGTCCGTGAACCGCCACCAATTCGCCCCCGGGCAGCGCCAGTGCGATCTCCCACTGCAGGTTGTCCAGCTGCATCCGTTCAGCCGCCGGCCATTTCGCGGGTATATCATTGTTGCCGCGAATGGCGACCACTTCACCCGAGCGCGGCCGCAGCTGATCGAGCACCTGCGCGCTGCCGATGTCACCGGCATGCACCGCCAGGTCGCAGCGCGCAACCCGTTCGGCGATGCGCGGGTCCAGGTAACCATGGGTGTCGGCGAGCAGGGCAATGCGCATGCCGGCGCTAGCGGGGATTGAGAGCAAGTTCACCGCGCTGGCTGAACGGCAGCGGGGCGCGCAGGCCCTGCAGGCTGATGCTGCCTTCCAGGGCATAGCTGAAGGCCTCGCCGTCGCCGGGGCTGCGCAGCTGTTCGTAGATGCGCAGCAGGTTGCTGACCACGCTCACCGTGATTACCTGCTCGCCGTAGGCGGGCAGCGTTTCCAGATCGCGGCTCACGCCGGTGGCGAACTCGCGACCGTTGAGAAGCAGCCGGTAGCTCATCCCGCTGATGGGCAGATCGAAGTTGTTCGGGTTCTGGATGCGCAGGTGCAGGAGATAGCGTTGCTCGAACAGGGTGGCTTCGACCAGCTGCAGGTTGTTCAGGCTGACGCTGGGTGCCTCGGGCCGGGTGAGAAAATGACTGCAGCCGGCAAGAAGCAACAGCAGGGCGAGAGCCGGCAGCGAACAGCGATGGGAGCGGCAGCGGGGCATGGCGACGTCCTCGTCAGTGCGGATTGTCCGCAATTGTTCGCGGACCCTGTCGCCGGGATAATAAACGAGGACGGGGCCGGTTGCAGCCCCGCGGGCGGGAGCAGGAACGGGGCGCGACGGCCCTATTCGTCAGCGAAGACGTCGAACAGATGCTGGCGCAGCAGTTCGGCTTCGCGGCGTTCTTCCAGGCGGCGCCGGGCAACGGCCTGACGCAGTGCGTTGGAACTCACCTTGCCCTTGTGTTTCCTGGCCGGTGCAGTCGATGAAACAGAGGTGGTATGACGTTTCGGGCTCATGGCGTCCTCCCCGGTTGCTGGGTCGAAACGGCAAGTACACGCACACTTTCATGGTGGCGTCATGAGTTGTATCGGTCAAGCCCGGAGCCGGCTTTAGGCCGGCGTGCAGATTTACCTGTTCAACCGCCCGGACAGGGCGCGCTGCGGCGGCGATTGCCGCGGGACTCAGCCGCGTTCGCGCTGCTGTCGGTCCAGTTCCGCGCGGTCGGCTTCCGACAGGTAGGGGGAATCGCCGAACATGGCGTTCTCGTCCTCCTCGCGCTTGTCGGTCGCGGCCTCGGTTGATGCCTTTGTCGCCGATTCCGCGCCGACCTGCGGGCTGTTCTCATTGCGACGTTCCGCCAGCTGCGGTCGTGTCTCGGGATTCTGCAGTGCGGGCGGCTGCTCGCCGCACAGATCCTGTGAGCTGGCGGCCAGATGCCGATAGACCTCGCGGTAGCGTTCGGTCATGTCCTCGAACAGTTCCGCGGTCTTCTGGAAATGCTGGTTGACCTTCTGCTTGTACTGGTCGAGTTCCTCGCGGCTGCGCTCCAGTTCGGCCTGCAGGCTGCGGGCCCGGGAGTCCTGATTCAGCCACAGATAACTCACCAGAAATCCGCTTACCAGACCGAGCAGCAGCGCGATCAGCAACAGTGACCAGAAGGTGAACTCGTTGATGGCTTCCATGTTGCTCCTTAATTGTTGTCTGTCTGTGAGGTGAGGGTGCGCCTGATCTGTTCCGGAACAGGGTCGAGCAGGGCGCCGTCGGCGCCGATTCGCGGGTAGGGCAGTCCCAGGCCGTCATAGCGCTGCGCCAGGCGTGGATACCCCCAGCGGAACAGCAGCCGTGCCCGCAGTTCCGGATCAAGACGGGGTGTGTCATAGCAGCCCGCCTGTTCGCGCTGGCGCTGTGCCTCATAGAGTATCACTGCCGCGGCCACGGAGACATTCAGCGACGCGACCATGCCCGTCATGGGGATGGTGATTTCGGCGTCCGCCAGCGCCAGGGCCTGGCCGCTGACGCCGTATTTTTCCGTACCCATGAGGATTGCGGTCGGTCTGCTGTAGTCGATCCGGCGGAAGTCGCGGGCGCGCTCCGACAGGTGAGCGGCGACCACCTGGAAGCCGCGCGCCTGCAGGGCATCGACCGCATCGGCGGTGGCGGCATGGTTGTGGACCCGAACCCATTTCTGACTGCCCATGGCCGTGCCCTTGCGGCTGCGGTAAGGACGTTCGGGACTGACCGCATGCATGTCCAGCACCCCCACGGCATCGGCTGTGCGCTGGATCGCGGACAGATTGTGGGGTTTATGCACGCCTTCCAGGATCAGGGTCAGGTCGGGCTGGCGGCGGTCGAGTACTTCGATGATGCGTTGATAACGGGCAGGGGTCATGGGTTGGTTTCATGCAGTATGTTTGATGTATATTAAATGAATAAAATATAGTGATGTATTCATTATACTGCCCGGACCCCTCCCGGTCCCGGAGGGAGGGGTTTGTGCGGGCGGTAAGCTCTGAGGCCTGAAGATGAAAGCGATTGCACGTGTGCTGGGCATCGATGCCGATACCACCGGTCATATGGAGAAACTGATCTCCGGTGTGGGCGGTTTTGTCGGGATCATCTGTATTATGTGGCTGACCGCGCCACTGGCCGATGCCCGGGGTTTTCCACTGATCATTGCTTCCATGGGAGCTTCGGCGGTACTGCTGTTCGCCGCACCGCACGGCAAGCTGTCCCAGCCCTGGAACCTGCTCGCCGGGCACGGCGTATCGGCCGTGGTCGGCGTATTCGTCGCCCAGCAGGTCGAGCCGTTGCTGCTGGCCGGCTCCCTGGCGGTTGGCGGTGCAATCACGGTGATGTACTACCTGCGCGCCACCCACCCGCCGGGCGGTGCCACGGCGCTGGTGGCCGTGATCGGCGGAGAGCCCATCCGCGAACTGGGCTACCTGTATGCCCTCACTCCCATCCTGGTCAATGCCGTGATCATCCTTGCCGTTGCCGTGCTGGTGAACGCCGCATTTCACTGGCGGCGTTATCCCCCCGGCCTGTACCAGCTGTTCGAGCGGAGTCAGGCGCATGCCGTTGCCGCGCCGCCGGCTTCGGATCTCGCGGACTTCGATCTGGAAGATCTGGACTATGCCCTGGGGCGCATCGGTTCCTATATCGATGTCAGCGAGGACGATCTCGCCACCATCTACCGCCTGGCACGGGAACATGCTGATACCCGGCACGTCCCGCTCGATTCCATCCGCGTCGGGAGTTACTACTCCAACGGTGACTATGGCCACCACTGGTCGGTACGCCAGGTGGTGGATACCGACGAGCGCCCCGACGGCAAGGGCCTGGTGATCTACAAGACCGTGGCTGGCAGGAACCGCCGTCAGAGCGGGACCTGCACCCGGGACGAATTCGCCCGCTGGGCGAAATACGAGGTATTTCTCAACGAGAACTCCTGGCAGCGGGTTACGTAGCCTTCTCTGATCGTGTGTCCTCCGCCTCGCAGCCGTCAGATGACCCGATTGCGGCTGTCGCCCGCCTGAAACGCCTCGATGTTGGCCTGCAGTTCGTCGATCAGACGCTGGCGTGCCTCGCGCGCGGCCCAGGCCACGTGCGGGGTGACGATCAGGTTGGGCAGGTCGGCGGTGAGCAGCGGATGCCGTGCCGGCGGCGGTTCACTGGCCAGCACGTCCAGCGCCGCGCCGCCCAGCTGCCCTGACTGCAGGGCCGCGAGCAGGGCGTCTTCATCCACGATGCCGCCGCGGGCGGTATTGATCAGCAGGGCGTGCCGCGGCATGCGCCGCAGTGCTGCCGCATCGATCAGTCCCTGCGTATGCGGCGTCAACGGGCAGTGCAGGGAAAGCACATCCGCCGTTTGCAGTACCGTGGGGAAAGGCGTGCGCCCGGGGCGCGGCTGCGCTGCCCCCGGACGTTCACTGATCAGTACATGCATGCCGAAGGCCTCGCCCAGCCGCGCCACGGCATGCCCCAGTTCCCCGTAGCCCACGATGCCCAGCGTTCGCCCGGCCAGTTCCCCGACCGGATAGTCCAGCACGCAGAAGTGCAGCGACTGCGACCATGTGTCGCGTGCCGCCCGGCGGTGCTCGCTCAGCCGCCGCGTCAGGCTCAGGATCAGAGCGAAGGTGTGTTCGGCCACGGACGGCGTGGCGTAGGCGGTGACATTGCATACCCCGATCCCGAGCCGGCGCGCGGCCTCGAGATCCACATTGTTGGTCCCGGTGGCGGCCACGCAGATCAGCTGCAGCCGGCTGGCCGCGAGTGCATCGGCATCCAGCGGGCACTTGTTGGTAATGGCAAGATCGCGCCCGGACAGACGCGCCGCCAGTTGATCCGGTCGGGTATGGTCGTGCAACTCCCACGCGGGCAGGCTGGCCAGCAGGCCATCCAGGCGCAGATCGCCGGGATGCAGGCTGTCAAGATCGAGGATCACGCCTTTGCGGCAGGCTGGGGTATCCATGGTCCTGTTCGGGCTTGGCTCATGGTCTGATTGTAACACTCGCGCCGGTGCCCCGGACATCAAGCTTCACGCCCGTCGGCCGATATCGGGGTCAACCGGACACCCTTCGTGGAACGAGCGCGGCAGACACGCGCAGCCTGACAGGAGAACGACAATGCACTGGCTCATGGGGAGCATTCGTAACAAGTTGCTACTGATTTCCGGCGGCGGCACCCTGCTGCTGCTGCTGGCGAGTTTCTTCGGGTTCGGGCAACTCAACGGGGCCATCGAGCGTTACCACCAGCTCAACGATGTTGAACTCATTCACGAACGTCTGGCTCAGCAGCTGGAATTGAGCTATCGGGAACAACAGCTGGCCTGGAGTCGGCTGCTGCTGCAGGCCGGCAGTGTCACGGAGCTGGAACGTCACTGGCTCGACTATCAGGCACTGGCGCAACGGGTGCGCGAGCAGGCCGACATCCTGGCCACGGAGATGGACGACTCCGAGATCCTGAGCCGTATCGAGGCCTTTCAGACCGATTATGAGCAGTGGGTTGCCGATCAGCATGCAGCGCTGCAGCTGCTGCGTCAGAACGGATTTGATGCTGATCGGGCGGGATTGACCACTGCCGCGGCAGACCAGCAGTTGACCACTCAGCTCGTTGGCCTGATCACCACCCTGCAGGACCGTACCCTGCAGACCAGTACGGCGGCCCGGGAGTCTGCCCGCGAAGGCTACCATCTCAGCCTCGGACTGATGGCAGTGGTGGTCGCGGTTGCAGCGGTCCTGTTCTTTGTCGGGGTGCAGACCCAGATTATCCGCCCGGCCCAGCATCTGGCCACCCGGCTCAAGGCCATCGCGACCGGGGATTTCACCGTCTCGGTGGATGTCACCCAACGTGACGAACTGGGTCAGATCGCCGATGCGGTGCGTGAGATCTGCGGTCACCTGGGCGAGATGGTGGGTGAGTTTTCACGCGTGTCCGCCACCCTGACCGGGGCCGCCGAGCAGCTGGCAGTGATTACATCCCACACCCGTCAGGGCGTCAAGGAGCAGCAGAGCGAAACCGATCAGGTGGCCACGGCCATCAACCAGATGACGGCCAGCGTACAGGAAGTGGCACAGAGCACCGTTTCCGCCGCCGAGGCGGCCAGCAATGCCGACAGCGAGGTCGGCAACGGCCAGCAGGTGGTGCGCGAGACGGTCCAGGCCATCAACGCGCTGGCCGCCGATGTCCGCCAGGGCGCGACGGTCATCGCCAAGCTGGACTCCGACAGCGAAACCATCGGCACCGTGCTGGACGTGATCCGCGGCATTGCCGAACAGACCAATCTGCTGGCGCTCAATGCCGCCATCGAGGCCGCGCGGGCCGGCGAGCAGGGGCGCGGTTTTGCCGTGGTGGCCGACGAGGTGCGGACCCTGGCCCAGCGTACCCAGGAATCCACCGAGGAGATCCAGGCCATGATCGAGCGTCTGCAGGGCGGCGCGCGTGAAGCGGTGGAGGTCATGGAGCGCAGCCGCAGCCAGGCCGAATCCAGCGTCGAGCAGGCCTCGCGGGCCGATCAGTCACTGCAGTCGATCCAGGCCGCGGTGGCCACCATCCACAACATGAGCACCCAGATCGCCAGCGCTGCCGAGGAACAGGGCGCGGTGGCCGAGGAGATCAACTGCAACATCAGCAACATCACCGAGGTGGTCGGTCGTACCGCCGATGAGGCCGAGCAGATTGCCGCTTCGAGTCAGGATCTGAATACGCTGTCGGGTGAACTGCAGGCCGTGGTGGGCAGATTCCGGATCTGACGTTGCGAGAGCCCGCATGCCCGGATCCGGCAGGCCCAGCCGCCGCAGGAACTACTCGCGAACCGGGAATTTCTGCAGCTTGCGCTGCAGGGTGCGACGGTGCATGCCCAGGGCGCGGGCGGTAGCGGAGATGTTGTAATCGTGCTCGTGCAGCACACGTTGTATGTATTCCCATTCAAGGCGGCGTGGTGGCAGCGGCGTGATTGCAGGCATCACAGCGGAGTCGCCTTCGCGCTGAGCGAACGCTGCGATCAGATCGTCAGGGTCGGTGGGTTTGGTCAGATATTGTATGGCTCCCAATTTGATGGCTTCGACAGCCGTCGCGATACTTGCATAGCCGGTAAGTACCACGATCCGCATCTGCGGGTCGTGGCGACACAGTTTCTCGACCACAGGCAGCCCCGAAAATTCGCCGAGTCGCAGGTCAACGACTGCGTATGTCGGCGCGAGTTTCTTTACAAGCCGCAGTGCGTCTTGCGGTGTGTGCGCACAACCCACTTCGAAGCCGTTCCGTTCCAGGGCCCGTCCCAGGGCCACGCAGAAGGCCTCGTCGTCATCGATCAGCGCAAGTCGCTCCCGCCCCATGTTCGGTTCCTCGGCTAGACGCTGCTGTCGTTCAGCTGCAGACAGGGGAGTTGAATGCGAGTGCATAATCCGCCGCCATCACGGTTGAACAGGGTGACATAGCCTCCGAGTCTGCTGATGACGGCATGGGCCAGGAACAAACCGAGTCCCATGCCTTCGGGTTTGGTGGTGAACGGCTCCTTGCCGACACGTTGCTTCGCCTCGGAAGTGAGGCCGGCTCCCCGGTCGAGAATCTCCATGATGAGTTCATCCTGATCTATGTGCGCCCGCCATTCCACCTGATCGGGTGATGCCTGTGCAGCGTTGTCGAGGATGTTGATCAGTGCCTGGTTCAGCATACGGTCGACCATAATCGGGGCAGTGCGGCACTGGTCCTCCCAGTGGGTGTGGACGAAGGTGTCCGGTTGTGATCGCTTCCATTCCCGGAGCAGTTGCTGCAGGAACAGGTCGGCCCGCATCGGACCGCCGCCTGCAAGACGTATCTCTCCGGCCGATGCGGAAAGGGTCGATAGTGCGGCCTTGCAACGCTCAACCTGAGTGCCCAGTGTCGCGAGTCTCTGGCGTATCTGGGGGCAGGCGTCGGTGCAATCCTCCTGTAGGTCAGCCGTAATGAGCGACACGGTGGCGAGGGGTGTGCTCAGTTCGTGTGCAGTCGTGGCCGCCAGCATGCCTCTGGCGACCATCTGCTCGTCGCGTAGCGCCTGTTCTCGTGCACATGCAAGGTCGTCAGCCTGCTGGCGCATTGTCTTGCCCATGCCGACAACGAAGTAGGCGATTAGTCCGGAACTCAGCACAAACCCCAGCCACATCCCGAGGACATGCATGTCGAATGAGCTCGAGCCCCCGTGTGCATGTGTCAGGTCAACATGGTAACGCATGAGAAATGTGTAGCAAATCACGGTTGCGCCGGCCAGGGCCCAGGTATAGCGGCCGGGGAGCAGGGTCGCCGAGATGGTCAGCGGCAGCAGGAACAACAGGACAAACGGATTACTGGCGCCGCCGGAAAAGTAGAGCAGGGCGCTCAGCGCGATCACATCCACCAGCAGGTGACTGAAGAAATCCGGTTGTATCCGATGCCACTGTCGCTGCAGTGCATACCAGGCCAGGAAATTGAACAGGGTAAGTGCGGCGATGATTGTACTGATGGGGAGAATCGGCAGCCGGATGTCGAGGAGTTCGACCGCGATGATCACAGCGGTGACCTGTCCGGTGATGGCGATGGTGCGCAGAGTGAATAAGCGTTTGAGGTTCGCTGTCTGCGAGACCATGCCGGTTGGTTGTGTGTTGTCTGGCCTCATTGTGTGCCTGCGTGTTACCCGTTGACCCGGAAGCCGCGGCGCATGCGTTGGCACCGATTATGGGTGTCCGTTACTGCTACCTGCGATATGATCCATGTAACCGCCAAACAATACAACTTCCCTTAAGACCATGCTGGTTGAACCACGGTCCGTTCCCAGGCGGATCGATCAGCCGTCGCTGGCCTGCGTGTTTGTCGCTTCCTGACTGACGTAATCGTGCATGGACTGCGACACTATGTCGCATAGGCAGGCGGTCGGTTTTGAGTTAGATTTTTCACCGCAGGCATAAATCCAATCGGAACAACAGCTTTGTTCCATTCCGGAGCGGGTTTGTGTTTGTACGTTCCTTACTGAAACTGAGTTGACAGGGGCCGCGTTTGCAGGAGTGCCTGTCGGCATAAGGGATGGATCTGAGGTTGGTAACTCTATCACTACGACCAAGGTGAAAAGCATGTTTACTGGGAAGTCATTCATGACAACGCCGACCGCAATCCTCGTCTTGACGGTTGTCATGACCGGCTTGTGCGCGGCGCAGGAAGTCGAATATCTACCGGAGATGACGATTAGCGGAGACTGGCAGACGATGCCGGCCAATATGCCGAGCCCGACGATCGGTGTCACCGCCAGAGAAATGGAAGAATTCAATGTCGTCGATACCGAAGACGCCTTGAAGTACGCGCCCAATATGGTTGTGCGTAAGCGCTACATCGGCGATCGCAATTCGATCATTTCCGTGCGCGGCACCAACACTCGACAATCGGCGCGCAGTCTGGTGATGGCGGACGGTTTACTGTTAAGTAATTTCCTGGGTTCCGATTTCGGATTCCCGCCCCGCTGGTCAATGGTCAACCCGCAGGAGATAGAGCGGGTGGATGTGATTTACGGACCCTATTCGGCGTTATATTCCGGTAATTCGCTCGGTTCTACAGTATTGATCACGACCCGGATGCCCACCTCCTTCACCGCCGATGCCAGGTTTCAGGCCTTCCGCCAGGAATTCGATCTCTATTCGACCGATGCCTCCTACGGTGGTCACCGGTTCAACGGCTTGGTCGGCGACCGGGCAGGCCGGTTTTCCTATCTGTTTACGCTCGACCGGCTGGACAATGAAAGCCACCCCATGAGTTTTGCCAGCCTGTACCCTTCCACCACGCCCGCAACCGGCAGCGAGACGGTTGTCACCGGGGCAGTGCCGGACCGAGACCAGAGGAACGCGGATCGCCTGATCATCGGCTACAACAGCGAGGGAGTGGACCATACGGTCCAGGATCAACTCAAGGCGAAGTTTGCCTATGACTTCACCTCCAGCCTGCAGGGTATGCTCACTATCGGTTACTGGCAGCAGGACCGTGACAGTTCCACTGCCACCTATCTGCGGGATGCCGGCGGTAATCCTGTCTTCAGCGGGCCGATCAGCATCTCGGGTCTGCGTTACGATGTCCCTGCCGGCACCTTCGCTCCGAGTAACGGCGAGGACGCGCGCTGGTTGTATGGCGCCTCGCTCAAGACCAGAAATGTCGAGGGCTGGAACTTTGAGGCGACGGCGTCTCTGTACGAGGTGACCGAGGACATCACCCGCCGCTCGTCCAGCGCCGGCGCGGGTGCCGGCACGGTGGAATACGGCGACGATACCGGTTGGCGTACCCTGGATCTGCGGACGGATTATCGGCCGGCCGAACTCGTGGGTGGGCATTGGGTGAGCTTTGGTTATCACTATGACAGATACGCACTCGAAAACGTTGTCTACGATGCCGTGGACTGGCGGGCTGAGTCACTGGCCGGCATCAACAGCCGTTTCGCCGGACGTACCGAGACTCAGGCGGTCTATGCGCAGGACGCCTGGCAGATGAACGACTACTGGAAACTGGTGCTGGGTGCGCGCTACGAGCGCTGGCAGGCCTTCGACGGCAGGCGTGGCACGACCAATGCAAACATAAGTTACCCTGAACGCGAACAAAGCGAGTGGTCCCCCAAAGCCTCAGTGGAATACGCTCCCGATTCGCCTTGGCTGGTCCGGCTGTCGTTGGCCAGGGCGTATCGTTTCCCGACCGTAAGTGAGTTGTTCCAGGGGCGTGTCGTCGGTACGACGCTGGTCAACAATGATCCGGATCTCAAGCCCGAGGAGGCCTTTTCCAAGGATCTTACCTTCGAGCGCTTCTTCACCACCGGGGTGTTGCGACTGTCCCTGTACGAAGAGGATGTGCGTGATGTCATCATGAGTCAGACCAATACCACGGTATTCCCCAATGTGACCAACATCCAGAACATCGACCGGGTGCGTACTCGTGGAATCGAGCTTGCCTGGCAGGGCGAGAATACCTTCATTCACGGTCTCGACCTCAACGCCAGTGTCGCCTATAACCATTCCGAAACCCTGGAAAATGACAATAACCCTGATACCGAGGGTAAGAACTTCTACCGCATCCCGCGCGTGCGTGCTGATCTTCTGGCGACGTATCACCAGACGCCGAAGCTGTCCTATACTGCCGCGGTGCGTCACTCAGGACGGCAGTACAACACTCTCGACAACTCCGATACCAATACCAGCACGTTCGGCGCCACCAGCAACTTCACCGTTTTCGATGCCAAGCTGCGCTACGCTGTCAATCGGCAACTGCAGCTGGGGATCGGCATCGAGAATTTGACCGATGAACGCTACTTCGTCTATCACCCTTACCCGGGACGGACGCTTTTCGCCGAGCTCAAATTGTCGTTGAACTGACCACTTCGCTACAGGAATTGTGCCTATGACATTGCATCTATACATCAAACGCGGTCTCTGGCTCTGTATGGCAATGCTGGCCGTGGTCATACCCTCCTATGCCGCCTCGCCGCAGATCAGTGTGGCCTCTGCCGCCTTCGATTCCGAGGGCGTTCTCTGGGTGATCTCACCGCGCGATGGCCACATCTGGCTGCGCCGCTCACGCGATTTCGGCAGCAGCTTCACCCCGGCGGTTCGTCTCACCCCCGAACCGGAGGCCATCGTCGCAGACGGCGAGAACAAGCCGAAGCTTCGTGTTACCGAGGATGGCGGGGTGTATGTGTCCTACACGCGGGCGCGGGATAAACCCTATACCGGTGACATTCGTCTGATCCGCTCCCATGACGGCGGCCTTGATTTTGAGCCTCCGGTCACTGTCAATGATAACCGCGATCAGATCAGCCATCGTTTCGATGCGCTGCAGGCGGCAGGCGACGGACGACTCTGGCTGGCCTGGCTGGACAAGCGCGATCGGGCGGCAGCACAGCAACGGGGTGAGCATTACGCCGGGGCGGCGCTGTATGCGGCGGCCTCCAGTAACGGTGGGGCGAGCATCCAGCCCAATGTCAAGCTGGCCGATCACACCTGTGAATGCTGCCGTGTGGCCATGGCGCTGGATACCGATGACACCCCGGTGGTGTTCTGGCGTCATATCTTCGGCCGTAATACGCGCGATCACGCCATGCTCAGGTTGGATGGGAAATCGGAGCCGGTTCGGATTGGGTCCGAGGGTTGGGAGATCGACGCCTGCCCGCATCACGGCCCGGCGCTGGCGATCGGGCCGGACGGGCTGTACCACTTCGCCTGGTATACGCAGGCGCAGGGCCAGGCCACGCTGCATTACCTGCGCAGCCGGGACCGTGGCGAAAATTTTTCCGCAGCTATGCAGTTCGGCGATGCCCGGGCGCAGCCGGGGCACCCGGACGTGATCAGTCTCGGTGACCGGGTGGTTCTGGTGTGGAAGGAGTTCGACGGCATGCGCAGCGCCGTCATGACGCGGGTCTCAACCGACGCCGGGCGCAGCTGGGGCCCGTCCCGGCCGGTGGCGTACAGCCAGGGGCCTTCCGACCATCCCGTGCTGCTGGCCTACCGGGAGCGGGTATTCCTGTCCTGGGCGTCGCTGGAGGAGGGCTATCGCCTGTTCGAAATCGACTTTGAGGGGGTGTGACCATGCGATACCGTGTTCGGCATTATTCGCTGATGGCCTGCCTGCTGGGTTGGGTCGGGCTTGCCCTTGCCGCGCCCGCGCCCAGGCCATTCGTGGCAGGGACGATGGGGCAATTGCTCACGGCTGAGCCCGATCGCGCGCGGGTCATCGTTTTCTGGTCGCTGGAATGCAGTTACTGCCAGGAGGAGTTGCAGTGGCTGGCCGGCCGCGATGGTAGCGAGGCTGAGGTGGTGCTGGTGGCCACCGACCCGGTTACCTCGGCTGAAGCGGTTTCCACGCGTCTGCGCAAATACGGCTTCGAGCCGGCGCGTCACTGGATTTTTGCCGAAGCCTTTGTCGAGCGCTTGCGCTATGACGTGGATCCGGGCTGGGGCGGCGAACTGCCCCGCACATATCTGGTGGCCGCGGGGGAGGAACCGATCGGCGTCAGCGGTCGACTCGATCGCGAGCGTTTCGATGCCTGGCTGCAGTCGGTG
This sequence is a window from Thiohalobacter thiocyanaticus. Protein-coding genes within it:
- a CDS encoding methyl-accepting chemotaxis protein, which gives rise to MHWLMGSIRNKLLLISGGGTLLLLLASFFGFGQLNGAIERYHQLNDVELIHERLAQQLELSYREQQLAWSRLLLQAGSVTELERHWLDYQALAQRVREQADILATEMDDSEILSRIEAFQTDYEQWVADQHAALQLLRQNGFDADRAGLTTAAADQQLTTQLVGLITTLQDRTLQTSTAARESAREGYHLSLGLMAVVVAVAAVLFFVGVQTQIIRPAQHLATRLKAIATGDFTVSVDVTQRDELGQIADAVREICGHLGEMVGEFSRVSATLTGAAEQLAVITSHTRQGVKEQQSETDQVATAINQMTASVQEVAQSTVSAAEAASNADSEVGNGQQVVRETVQAINALAADVRQGATVIAKLDSDSETIGTVLDVIRGIAEQTNLLALNAAIEAARAGEQGRGFAVVADEVRTLAQRTQESTEEIQAMIERLQGGAREAVEVMERSRSQAESSVEQASRADQSLQSIQAAVATIHNMSTQIASAAEEQGAVAEEINCNISNITEVVGRTADEAEQIAASSQDLNTLSGELQAVVGRFRI
- a CDS encoding response regulator transcription factor translates to MGRERLALIDDDEAFCVALGRALERNGFEVGCAHTPQDALRLVKKLAPTYAVVDLRLGEFSGLPVVEKLCRHDPQMRIVVLTGYASIATAVEAIKLGAIQYLTKPTDPDDLIAAFAQREGDSAVMPAITPLPPRRLEWEYIQRVLHEHDYNISATARALGMHRRTLQRKLQKFPVRE
- a CDS encoding metallophosphoesterase family protein; the encoded protein is MRIALLADTHGYLDPRIAERVARCDLAVHAGDIGSAQVLDQLRPRSGEVVAIRGNNDIPAKWPAAERMQLDNLQWEIALALPGGELVAVHGHQCRSAAQRHQRLRGRYPRARAIVYGHSHRLTCDDAAEPWVINPGAAGRSRTHGGPSFIVLIAGPRRWRLEPQRFPPRTRQGE
- a CDS encoding D-2-hydroxyacid dehydrogenase, which codes for MDTPACRKGVILDLDSLHPGDLRLDGLLASLPAWELHDHTRPDQLAARLSGRDLAITNKCPLDADALAASRLQLICVAATGTNNVDLEAARRLGIGVCNVTAYATPSVAEHTFALILSLTRRLSEHRRAARDTWSQSLHFCVLDYPVGELAGRTLGIVGYGELGHAVARLGEAFGMHVLISERPGAAQPRPGRTPFPTVLQTADVLSLHCPLTPHTQGLIDAAALRRMPRHALLINTARGGIVDEDALLAALQSGQLGGAALDVLASEPPPARHPLLTADLPNLIVTPHVAWAAREARQRLIDELQANIEAFQAGDSRNRVI
- a CDS encoding YhcB family protein, yielding MEAINEFTFWSLLLIALLLGLVSGFLVSYLWLNQDSRARSLQAELERSREELDQYKQKVNQHFQKTAELFEDMTERYREVYRHLAASSQDLCGEQPPALQNPETRPQLAERRNENSPQVGAESATKASTEAATDKREEDENAMFGDSPYLSEADRAELDRQQRERG
- a CDS encoding HPP family protein, whose product is MKAIARVLGIDADTTGHMEKLISGVGGFVGIICIMWLTAPLADARGFPLIIASMGASAVLLFAAPHGKLSQPWNLLAGHGVSAVVGVFVAQQVEPLLLAGSLAVGGAITVMYYLRATHPPGGATALVAVIGGEPIRELGYLYALTPILVNAVIILAVAVLVNAAFHWRRYPPGLYQLFERSQAHAVAAPPASDLADFDLEDLDYALGRIGSYIDVSEDDLATIYRLAREHADTRHVPLDSIRVGSYYSNGDYGHHWSVRQVVDTDERPDGKGLVIYKTVAGRNRRQSGTCTRDEFARWAKYEVFLNENSWQRVT
- the trmH gene encoding tRNA (guanosine(18)-2'-O)-methyltransferase TrmH, producing the protein MTPARYQRIIEVLDRRQPDLTLILEGVHKPHNLSAIQRTADAVGVLDMHAVSPERPYRSRKGTAMGSQKWVRVHNHAATADAVDALQARGFQVVAAHLSERARDFRRIDYSRPTAILMGTEKYGVSGQALALADAEITIPMTGMVASLNVSVAAAVILYEAQRQREQAGCYDTPRLDPELRARLLFRWGYPRLAQRYDGLGLPYPRIGADGALLDPVPEQIRRTLTSQTDNN
- a CDS encoding ATP-binding protein, coding for MRPDNTQPTGMVSQTANLKRLFTLRTIAITGQVTAVIIAVELLDIRLPILPISTIIAALTLFNFLAWYALQRQWHRIQPDFFSHLLVDVIALSALLYFSGGASNPFVLLFLLPLTISATLLPGRYTWALAGATVICYTFLMRYHVDLTHAHGGSSSFDMHVLGMWLGFVLSSGLIAYFVVGMGKTMRQQADDLACAREQALRDEQMVARGMLAATTAHELSTPLATVSLITADLQEDCTDACPQIRQRLATLGTQVERCKAALSTLSASAGEIRLAGGGPMRADLFLQQLLREWKRSQPDTFVHTHWEDQCRTAPIMVDRMLNQALINILDNAAQASPDQVEWRAHIDQDELIMEILDRGAGLTSEAKQRVGKEPFTTKPEGMGLGLFLAHAVISRLGGYVTLFNRDGGGLCTRIQLPCLQLNDSSV
- a CDS encoding LEA type 2 family protein encodes the protein MPRCRSHRCSLPALALLLLLAGCSHFLTRPEAPSVSLNNLQLVEATLFEQRYLLHLRIQNPNNFDLPISGMSYRLLLNGREFATGVSRDLETLPAYGEQVITVSVVSNLLRIYEQLRSPGDGEAFSYALEGSISLQGLRAPLPFSQRGELALNPR